The following are encoded together in the Antechinus flavipes isolate AdamAnt ecotype Samford, QLD, Australia unplaced genomic scaffold, AdamAnt_v2 unplaced_scaffold249, whole genome shotgun sequence genome:
- the LOC127543330 gene encoding olfactory receptor 1165-like codes for MMRANQTTVMFILLGFSDYPDLQVPLFLVFLAIYVVTVVGNLGMIVIIRCNPKLHTPMYFFLSHLSFIDFCYSTIITPKFLEILVVEDRSISFMGCIMQFSFAVTCVVTEMFMLAVMAYDRFVAICNPLLYSVTMSQKLCTLLVTISYSWGLISCVVFTYSLLILSFCGINIINNILCEYSAILSASFSDKHLTEVILFSLSNFNTFCTLTIILTSYLFIFITVMKMPSTSGRHKAFSTCASHLTAVTIFFGTILCLYCVPSSKSSWLIIRVSTVFYTVVIPMLNPLIYSLRNKDVKETFMKLMNIKLFSH; via the coding sequence ATGATGAGAGCTAACCAAACTACCGTGATGTTCATCCTCTTAGGATTCTCTGATTACCCAGATCTCCAAGTGCCCCTCTTCCTGGTGTTCCTGGCCATCTATGTGGTGACTGTGGTGGGAAATTTGGGCATGATTGTGATCATCAGATGCAATCCCAAACTCCACACTCCAATGTACTTTTTCCTCAGTCACTTATCTTTTATAGATTTCTGTTATTCCACTATAATTACACCCAAATTTTTAGAAATCTTAGTTGTGGAAGACAGAAGCATCTCATTCATGGGATGCATCATGCAATTTTCTTTTGCTGTTACCTGTGTGGTGACAGAGATGTTCATGTTGGCAGTCATGGCCTATGATCGATTTGTAGCCATTTGTAATCCTTTACTATATTCAGTTACTATGTCCCAAAAACTTTGCACCCTTCTGGTCACCATATCATATTCTTGGGGCCTAATTTCTTGTGTGGTCTTTACTTACTCTCtccttattttgtctttttgtgggATTAACATCATTAATAATATTCTCTGTGAGTATTCTGCTattctctctgcctccttctctgaTAAACACTTGACTGAGGTAATTCTATTTAGTCTTTCAAATTTTAATACCTTTTGCACACTCACCATTATACTTACCtcctatctctttatttttataactgtCATGAAAATGCCTTCAACCAGTGGAAGGCATAAGGCCTTCTCCACTTGTGCCTCTCACTTGACTGCTGTTACCATCTTCTTTGGGACTATCCTGTGCCTCTACTGTGTGCCCAGTTCCAAAAGCTCATGGCTCATAATCAGAGTAAGCACTGTTTTTTATACAGTAGTGATTCCGATGTTGAACCCATTAATATATAGTCTCAGGAACAAAGATGTAAAGGAAACATTCATGaaattaatgaatataaaattattttctcactaA